A DNA window from Arachis duranensis cultivar V14167 chromosome 3, aradu.V14167.gnm2.J7QH, whole genome shotgun sequence contains the following coding sequences:
- the LOC107481909 gene encoding DExH-box ATP-dependent RNA helicase DExH3 isoform X1, with protein sequence MLQSYFRFRLTTTTAMSLRPLRPLRPSLPSATSHLIGLRAFHLRPTIASHLRLHPCSAAPTGAVELEWNDRQRFKQRTVALPFWRQRNSNYGRFAYQDFSSDDESDVELASPRSPAQQQMGESTLENIDEWRWKLTMLLRSNEEQEVVSREKKDRRDYEQLSALATRMDLYSRQYARVVVFSKAPLPNYRPDLDDKRPQREVILPFGIHREVDTHLRAHLSQKPTKRLGSFDDSLHRSSDAGSIHTNDGIYEKPVPRIHNSVVKEKILQRRSLELRNKQEDWQGSPEGQRMLEFRRSLPAFKEKDAFLKVISNNQVIVVSGETGCGKTTQLPQYILESEIEAGCGAGCNIICTQPRRISAMSVSERVAAERGEKLGESVGYKVRLEGMKGRDTRLLFCTTGVLLRRLLVDRTLNGVTHVVVDEIHERGMNEDFLLIVLKELLPRRPDLRLILMSATLNAELFSSYFDGAPTMHIPGFTYPVRARFLEDILEMTGYRLNPYNQIDDYGQEKTWKMQKQALAFRKRKSQIASAVEDALEVADFHGYSLRTRESLSCWCPDSLGFNLIEHVLSHIVKNERPGAVLVFMTGWDDINSLKDKLQTHPLLGDPSRVLLLACHGSMASTEQRLIFENPEGGVRKIVLATNMAETSITINDVVFVVDCGKAKETSYDALNNTPCLLPSWISKAAARQRRGRAGRVQPGECYHLYPRCVYDAFADYQLPELLRTPLQSLCLQIKSLQLGSISEFLARALQPPEALSVQNAVEYLKIIGALDDNENLTVLGRKLSMLPVEPKLGKMLILGAIFNCLDPIMTVVAGLSVRDPFVMPADKKDLAESAKAQFSARDYSDHLALVRAYEGWKEAEAQQAGYEYCWRNFLSSQTLRAIDSLRKQFFYLLKDIGLVDHNSETYSRWSQEEHLVRAVICAGLFPGVSSVVNKDKSIALKTMEDGQVLLYGNSVNGSVPKIPYPWLVFNEKVKVNAVFLRDSTGISDSVLLLFGGNISRGGLDGHLKMLGGYLEFFMKPELANTYLRLKGELEELIQKKLLDPMFDTQSHDELLSAVRLVISEDHCDGRFVFGRRATPAPKVKEATNSKSSAGVEAENFKNQLQSLLNRAGHEVPTYKTRQLKNNQFRSTVIFNGLDFVGQPCSNKKQAEKSAAAEALLWLKGDMHSSRDVASHMSVLLKKSNKKDKKTSSKRAKWS encoded by the exons ATGTTACAGAGCTACTTCAGATTCAGACTCACAACCACAACCGCCATGTCCCTCAGGCCTCTCAGGCCTCTCAGGCCCTCTCTTCCTTCCGCCACCTCCCACTTAATTGGCCTCAGGGCCTTTCACCTCCGCCCCACCATAGCCTCTCATCTTCGTCTCCACCCATGCTCCGCGGCGCCAACCGGGGCGGTTGAGCTGGAATGGAACGACAGGCAGCGCTTCAAGCAGAGGACCGTTGCTCTGCCGTTTTGGCGTCAACGCAACTCCAATTACGGCCGTTTTGCCTACCAAGACTTCTCCAGTGATGATGAATCCGACGTGGAACTTGCCTCTCCACGCTCTCCGGCTCAGCAACAGATG GGAGAGTCGACTCTTGAAAACATTGATGAGTGGAGATGGAAGCTGACCATGCTTCTCCGCAGTAACGAGGAGCAAGAAGTTGTGTCCAGGGAGAAAAAGGACCGGCGTGATTATGAGCAACTTTCAGCTTTAGCTACCAGAATGGATCTATACAG CCGACAATATGCAAGAGTTGTTGTCTTTAGTAAAGCACCTCTGCCAAATTACCGCCCTGATTTGGATGATAAACGTCCACAAAGAGAG GTAATCTTACCCTTTGGTATTCATAGAGAAGTAGATACTCATCTCCGTGCCCATCTTTCACAAAAGCCTACCAAAAGGCTAGGTTCTTTTGATGATTCTTTGCATAGATCAAGTGATGCTGGAAGTATTCACACCAATGACGGGATTTATGAGAAGCCAGTGCCTAGGATCCATAATTCTGTTGTCAAGGAGAAAATCCTTCAGCGAAGAAGTTTGGAACTGCGTAATAAGCAAGAAGATTGGCAG GGGTCTCCTGAAGGGCAAAGGATGCTCGAATTTCGTAGAAGTCTTCCTGCATTCAAAGAGAAAGATGCATTTTTGAAAGTCATTTCAAATAATCAG GTCATTGTTGTCTCAGGTGAAACTGGTTGTGGTAAGACCACACAACTTCCCCAGTACATACTAGAATCTGAGATTGAAGCTGGATGTGGTGCTGGATGTAACATAATTTGTACTCAGCCTAGAAGAATATCTGCTATGTCTGTTTCTGAAAGAGTTGCAGCAGAACGTGGGGAGAAATTGGGAGAATCT GTTGGCTACAAAGTTCGGTTGGAGGGTATGAAAGGAAGGGATACTCGTCTTCTTTTTTGTACCACAGGTGTATTATTGAGGAGACTACTAGTGGATAGGACTTTAAATGGTGTAACTcatgttgttgttgatgaaaTTCATGAACGTGGAATGAATGAAG attttcttttgattgtcCTGAAGGAGCTTCTTCCTCGCCGTCCTGATTTGAGATTAATTTTGATGAGTGCAACCTTAAATGCTGAGCTTTTCTCTTCCTACTTTGATGGTGCTCCAACTATGCACATTCCT GGTTTTACATATCCAGTCCGAGCACGTTTTCTGGAGGATATTCTGGAAATGACTGGATATCGGTTGAATCCTTATAATCAAATTGATGACTATGGTCAAGAAAAAACATGGAAAATGCAGAAACAGGCTCTAGCTTTCCGGAAAAGAAAGAGCCAAATTGCTTCTGCTGTTGAG GATGCGCTAGAAGTTGCAGACTTCCATGGATATAGTCTACGCACTCGGGAGTCATTGTCCTGCTGGTGCCCTGACTCACTTGGTTTTAACCTTATTGAACATGTGCTTTCTCACATTGTCAAGAATGAAAGGCCAGGTGctgttttggtttttatgacTGGGTGGGATGACATAAACTCCTTGAAGGATAAGCTCCAAACTCATCCTTTGTTAGGAGATCCCAGCCGTGTCTTGCTTCTAGCATGTCATGGATCCATGGCCAGCACTGAGCAG AGGTTGATATTTGAAAACCCTGAAGGTGGGGTGAGGAAAATTGTTCTGGCAACTAATATGGCTGAGACTAGTATTACCATCAATGATGTTGTCTTTGTGGTTGATTGTGGTAAAGCTAAAGAGACATCATATGATGCACTAAACAACACTCCTTGTTTACTTCCATCTTGGATATCAAAAGCTGCTGCCCGGcag aGAAGAGGAAGGGCTGGTCGTGTTCAACCTGGTGAATGCTACCATCTATATCCCAGATGTGTTTATGATGCTTTTGCTGATTATCAATTGCCCGAACTTTTGAGAACACCTTTGCAGTCCTTATGTTTGCAAATCAAAAGTTTACAACTTGGAAGCATATCTGAATTCTTAGCTAGAGCTCTCCAGCCACCAGAGGCGCTATCG GTTCAAAATGCTGTTGAGTATCTGAAGATAATTGGGGCCTTGGATGACAATGAAAATTTGACAGTTCTAG GGCGCAAGTTGTCAATGCTTCCTGTGGAGCCCAAACTCGGCAAAATGCTCATTCTGGGCGCTATCTTCAACTGTTTGGATCCCATAATGACTGTTGTTGCTGGTCTTAGTGTAAGGGATCCTTTTGTGATGCCGGCTGACAAGAAGGAT CTTGCAGAGTCTGCTAAGGCCCAGTTTTCTGCTCGTGACTATAGTGATCATCTTGCACTTGTCCGAGCTTATGAGGGTTGGAAAGAGGCTGAAGCTCAGCAAGCTGGCTACGAGTACTGTTGGCgaaattttctttcttctcaaaCACTTAGGGCCATTGACTCTCTTCGAAAGCAATTTTTTTACTTGCTTAAAGATATTGGGTTGGTTGATCACAATTCTGAGACCTACAGTAGATGGAGTCAGGAGGAGCATCTTGTCCGAGCTGTCATCTGTGCGGGTTTGTTTCCTGGAGTATCATCTGTTGTG AACAAAGATAAGTCAATAGCACTGAAAACAATGGAGGATGGCCAGGTTCTTCTGTATGGT AACTCTGTAAATGGTAGTGTACCCAAGATTCCATACCCATGGTTGGTGTTTAATGAAAAGGTGAAAGTGAATGCTGTATTCCTTAGGGATTCGACTGGTATATCTGATTCAGTGCTGCTCTTATTTGGTGGGAATATATCCAGAGGTGGATTG GATGGTCACCTAAAAATGTTGGGAGGTTATTTGGAATTTTTCATGAAACCTGAATTAGCTAACACTTACTTGCGGTTGAAGGGGGAGCTGGAGGAACTGATACAGAAAAAA CTTCTGGATCCCATGTTCGATACACAATCGCATGACGAGCTTCTTTCAGCTGTTAGATTGGTGATATCTGAGGACCACTGTGATGGCAGATTCGTATTTGGTCGTCGGGCCACACCTGCACCCAAAGTAAAAGAGGCAACAAACTCCAAAAGTAGTGCTGGAGTAGAGGCTGAGAATTTTAAAAACCAGCTTCAGTCATTACTTAACAGAGCTGGACATGAAGTACCAACTTACAAAACAAGGCAACTGAAGAACAACCAATTCCGTTCCACTGTCATTTTTAATGGCTTGGATTTTGTTGGCCAGCCTTGCAGCAACAAGAAACAAGCAGAAAAATCTGCTGCTGCCGAGGCTCTTCTATGGCTGAAGGGTGATATGCATTCTTCACGTGATGTTGCCAGCCATATGTCTGTGCTTTTGAAAAAGAGCAACAAGAAAGATAAGAAAACTTCATCAAAACGTGCTAAATGGAGCTGA
- the LOC107481911 gene encoding T-complex protein 1 subunit delta has product MAAVTAPQQHRSSKTESYVDNKRKEDIRHANIVAARAVASAVRTSLGPKGMDKMISTSSDEVIITNDGATILNKMQVLQPAAKMLVELSKSQDSAAGDGTTTVVVIAGALLEQCLILLSHGIHPTVISDSLHKASLKALDVLSAMAVPVELSDKDSLVKSASTSLNSKVVSQYSTLLAPLAVDSVLSVVDPATPDMVDLRDIKIVKKLGGTVDDTELVRGLVFDKKVSHAAGGPTRMENAKIAVIQFQISPPKTDIEQSIVVSDYSQMDRILKEERSYILGMIKKIKATGCNVLLIQKSILRDAVTDLSLHYLAKAKILVIKDVERDDIEFITKTLNCLPIANIEHFRAEKLGHADLVEEVSLGDGKIVKITGIKDMGKTTTVLVRGSNQLVLDEADRSLHDALCVVRCLVAKRFLIAGGGAPEIELSRQLGAWAKVLHGMEGYCVRAFAEALEVIPYTLAENAGLNPIAIVTELRNRHAQGEINAGINVRKGQITNILEENVVQPLLVSTSAITLATECVRMILKIDDIVTVR; this is encoded by the coding sequence ATGGCGGCAGTCACAGCCCCTCAGCAGCACCGCTCCTCCAAGACGGAGTCCTACGTCGACAACAAGCGCAAGGAGGACATCCGACATGCTAACATTGTCGCTGCACGCGCCGTCGCCAGTGCCGTCAGGACCTCCCTTGGCCCCAAAGGCATGGACAAGATGATCTCCACTTCCTCCGATGAGGTGATCATCACCAACGACGGCGCCACCATCCTGAACAAGATGCAGGTCCTCCAGCCCGCCGCGAAGATGCTTGTCGAGCTCTCCAAGTCACAGGACTCTGCCGCCGGAGACGGCACTACCACCGTCGTCGTCATCGCCGGCGCACTCCTTGAGCAGTGTCTAATCCTTCTCTCACACGGCATCCACCCCACGGTCATCTCAGATTCCCTCCACAAGGCCTCGCTGAAGGCCCTCGACGTTCTCTCCGCCATGGCCGTCCCCGTTGAGCTCTCTGACAAGGACTCCCTCGTCAAGTCTGCCAGCACTTCGCTAAACAGTAAGGTCGTCAGCCAGTACTCGACGCTCCTCGCCCCTCTCGCCGTCGACTCCGTGCTCTCCGTTGTAGACCCTGCCACCCCTGACATGGTCGATCTCCGCGACATCAAGATCGTCAAGAAGCTTGGCGGAACAGTCGACGATACTGAACTTGTGAGGGGTCTCGTTTTTGACAAGAAGGTCAGCCATGCTGCCGGTGGACCTACCCGCATGGAGAATGCCAAGATTGCTGTCATTCAGTTCCAGATTTCGCCCCCTAAGACCGACATTGAGCAGAGTATAGTGGTGAGTGATTATTCTCAGATGGATAGGATTCTGAAGGAAGAGAGGAGCTATATTTTGGGCATGATTAAGAAGATTAAGGCCACTGGCTGTAATGTGTTGTTAATTCAGAAGAGTATTCTGAGAGATGCTGTTACTGATTTGTCTTTGCATTACCTTGCTAAAGCTAAGATTTTGGTGATTAAGGATGTTGAGAGGGATGACATTGAGTTTATTACCAAAACTTTGAATTGCTTGCCCATTGCCAACATTGAGCACTTCCGTGCTGAAAAGTTGGGCCATGCTGACCTTGTGGAGGAGGTTTCGCTtggggatggtaagattgtgaAGATTACTGGGATTAAGGATATGGGGAAGACCACTACCGTGCTTGTCCGCGGGTCCAACCAGCTGGTGCTGGATGAGGCGGACAGGAGTCTGCATGATGCCTTGTGTGTTGTTAGGTGTTTGGTTGCGAAGAGGTTTCTGATTGCTGGTGGCGGTGCTCCCGAGATTGAGCTTTCAAGGCAACTTGGTGCCTGGGCTAAGGTTTTGCATGGGATGGAGGGTTACTGTGTTAGAGCTTTTGCTGAGGCGCTCGAAGTCATTCCTTATACTTTGGCTGAGAATGCAGGTTTGAACCCCATTGCAATTGTGACTGAGCTGAGGAATCGGCACGCGCAGGGAGAGATCAATGCCGGAATCAATGTGAGGAAGGGTCAGATTACCAACATCTTGGAGGAGAATGTGGTGCAGCCACTGCTGGTAAGCACGAGTGCAATCACCTTGGCTACAGAGTGTGTGCGGATGATTCTGAAGATTGATGATATTGTAACTGTGAGGTAG
- the LOC107481909 gene encoding DExH-box ATP-dependent RNA helicase DExH3 isoform X2, with the protein MLQSYFRFRLTTTTAMSLRPLRPLRPSLPSATSHLIGLRAFHLRPTIASHLRLHPCSAAPTGAVELEWNDRQRFKQRTVALPFWRQRNSNYGRFAYQDFSSDDESDVELASPRSPAQQQMGESTLENIDEWRWKLTMLLRSNEEQEVVSREKKDRRDYEQLSALATRMDLYSRQYARVVVFSKAPLPNYRPDLDDKRPQREVILPFGIHREVDTHLRAHLSQKPTKRLGSFDDSLHRSSDAGSIHTNDGIYEKPVPRIHNSVVKEKILQRRSLELRNKQEDWQGSPEGQRMLEFRRSLPAFKEKDAFLKVISNNQVIVVSGETGCGKTTQLPQYILESEIEAGCGAGCNIICTQPRRISAMSVSERVAAERGEKLGESVGYKVRLEGMKGRDTRLLFCTTGVLLRRLLVDRTLNGVTHVVVDEIHERGMNEDFLLIVLKELLPRRPDLRLILMSATLNAELFSSYFDGAPTMHIPGFTYPVRARFLEDILEMTGYRLNPYNQIDDYGQEKTWKMQKQALAFRKRKSQIASAVEDALEVADFHGYSLRTRESLSCWCPDSLGFNLIEHVLSHIVKNERPGAVLVFMTGWDDINSLKDKLQTHPLLGDPSRVLLLACHGSMASTEQRLIFENPEGGVRKIVLATNMAETSITINDVVFVVDCGKAKETSYDALNNTPCLLPSWISKAAARQRRGRAGRVQPGECYHLYPRCVYDAFADYQLPELLRTPLQSLCLQIKSLQLGSISEFLARALQPPEALSVQNAVEYLKIIGALDDNENLTVLGRKLSMLPVEPKLGKMLILGAIFNCLDPIMTVVAGLSVRDPFVMPADKKDLAESAKAQFSARDYSDHLALVRAYEGWKEAEAQQAGYEYCWRNFLSSQTLRAIDSLRKQFFYLLKDIGLVDHNSETYSRWSQEEHLVRAVICAGLFPGVSSVVDGHLKMLGGYLEFFMKPELANTYLRLKGELEELIQKKLLDPMFDTQSHDELLSAVRLVISEDHCDGRFVFGRRATPAPKVKEATNSKSSAGVEAENFKNQLQSLLNRAGHEVPTYKTRQLKNNQFRSTVIFNGLDFVGQPCSNKKQAEKSAAAEALLWLKGDMHSSRDVASHMSVLLKKSNKKDKKTSSKRAKWS; encoded by the exons ATGTTACAGAGCTACTTCAGATTCAGACTCACAACCACAACCGCCATGTCCCTCAGGCCTCTCAGGCCTCTCAGGCCCTCTCTTCCTTCCGCCACCTCCCACTTAATTGGCCTCAGGGCCTTTCACCTCCGCCCCACCATAGCCTCTCATCTTCGTCTCCACCCATGCTCCGCGGCGCCAACCGGGGCGGTTGAGCTGGAATGGAACGACAGGCAGCGCTTCAAGCAGAGGACCGTTGCTCTGCCGTTTTGGCGTCAACGCAACTCCAATTACGGCCGTTTTGCCTACCAAGACTTCTCCAGTGATGATGAATCCGACGTGGAACTTGCCTCTCCACGCTCTCCGGCTCAGCAACAGATG GGAGAGTCGACTCTTGAAAACATTGATGAGTGGAGATGGAAGCTGACCATGCTTCTCCGCAGTAACGAGGAGCAAGAAGTTGTGTCCAGGGAGAAAAAGGACCGGCGTGATTATGAGCAACTTTCAGCTTTAGCTACCAGAATGGATCTATACAG CCGACAATATGCAAGAGTTGTTGTCTTTAGTAAAGCACCTCTGCCAAATTACCGCCCTGATTTGGATGATAAACGTCCACAAAGAGAG GTAATCTTACCCTTTGGTATTCATAGAGAAGTAGATACTCATCTCCGTGCCCATCTTTCACAAAAGCCTACCAAAAGGCTAGGTTCTTTTGATGATTCTTTGCATAGATCAAGTGATGCTGGAAGTATTCACACCAATGACGGGATTTATGAGAAGCCAGTGCCTAGGATCCATAATTCTGTTGTCAAGGAGAAAATCCTTCAGCGAAGAAGTTTGGAACTGCGTAATAAGCAAGAAGATTGGCAG GGGTCTCCTGAAGGGCAAAGGATGCTCGAATTTCGTAGAAGTCTTCCTGCATTCAAAGAGAAAGATGCATTTTTGAAAGTCATTTCAAATAATCAG GTCATTGTTGTCTCAGGTGAAACTGGTTGTGGTAAGACCACACAACTTCCCCAGTACATACTAGAATCTGAGATTGAAGCTGGATGTGGTGCTGGATGTAACATAATTTGTACTCAGCCTAGAAGAATATCTGCTATGTCTGTTTCTGAAAGAGTTGCAGCAGAACGTGGGGAGAAATTGGGAGAATCT GTTGGCTACAAAGTTCGGTTGGAGGGTATGAAAGGAAGGGATACTCGTCTTCTTTTTTGTACCACAGGTGTATTATTGAGGAGACTACTAGTGGATAGGACTTTAAATGGTGTAACTcatgttgttgttgatgaaaTTCATGAACGTGGAATGAATGAAG attttcttttgattgtcCTGAAGGAGCTTCTTCCTCGCCGTCCTGATTTGAGATTAATTTTGATGAGTGCAACCTTAAATGCTGAGCTTTTCTCTTCCTACTTTGATGGTGCTCCAACTATGCACATTCCT GGTTTTACATATCCAGTCCGAGCACGTTTTCTGGAGGATATTCTGGAAATGACTGGATATCGGTTGAATCCTTATAATCAAATTGATGACTATGGTCAAGAAAAAACATGGAAAATGCAGAAACAGGCTCTAGCTTTCCGGAAAAGAAAGAGCCAAATTGCTTCTGCTGTTGAG GATGCGCTAGAAGTTGCAGACTTCCATGGATATAGTCTACGCACTCGGGAGTCATTGTCCTGCTGGTGCCCTGACTCACTTGGTTTTAACCTTATTGAACATGTGCTTTCTCACATTGTCAAGAATGAAAGGCCAGGTGctgttttggtttttatgacTGGGTGGGATGACATAAACTCCTTGAAGGATAAGCTCCAAACTCATCCTTTGTTAGGAGATCCCAGCCGTGTCTTGCTTCTAGCATGTCATGGATCCATGGCCAGCACTGAGCAG AGGTTGATATTTGAAAACCCTGAAGGTGGGGTGAGGAAAATTGTTCTGGCAACTAATATGGCTGAGACTAGTATTACCATCAATGATGTTGTCTTTGTGGTTGATTGTGGTAAAGCTAAAGAGACATCATATGATGCACTAAACAACACTCCTTGTTTACTTCCATCTTGGATATCAAAAGCTGCTGCCCGGcag aGAAGAGGAAGGGCTGGTCGTGTTCAACCTGGTGAATGCTACCATCTATATCCCAGATGTGTTTATGATGCTTTTGCTGATTATCAATTGCCCGAACTTTTGAGAACACCTTTGCAGTCCTTATGTTTGCAAATCAAAAGTTTACAACTTGGAAGCATATCTGAATTCTTAGCTAGAGCTCTCCAGCCACCAGAGGCGCTATCG GTTCAAAATGCTGTTGAGTATCTGAAGATAATTGGGGCCTTGGATGACAATGAAAATTTGACAGTTCTAG GGCGCAAGTTGTCAATGCTTCCTGTGGAGCCCAAACTCGGCAAAATGCTCATTCTGGGCGCTATCTTCAACTGTTTGGATCCCATAATGACTGTTGTTGCTGGTCTTAGTGTAAGGGATCCTTTTGTGATGCCGGCTGACAAGAAGGAT CTTGCAGAGTCTGCTAAGGCCCAGTTTTCTGCTCGTGACTATAGTGATCATCTTGCACTTGTCCGAGCTTATGAGGGTTGGAAAGAGGCTGAAGCTCAGCAAGCTGGCTACGAGTACTGTTGGCgaaattttctttcttctcaaaCACTTAGGGCCATTGACTCTCTTCGAAAGCAATTTTTTTACTTGCTTAAAGATATTGGGTTGGTTGATCACAATTCTGAGACCTACAGTAGATGGAGTCAGGAGGAGCATCTTGTCCGAGCTGTCATCTGTGCGGGTTTGTTTCCTGGAGTATCATCTGTTGTG GATGGTCACCTAAAAATGTTGGGAGGTTATTTGGAATTTTTCATGAAACCTGAATTAGCTAACACTTACTTGCGGTTGAAGGGGGAGCTGGAGGAACTGATACAGAAAAAA CTTCTGGATCCCATGTTCGATACACAATCGCATGACGAGCTTCTTTCAGCTGTTAGATTGGTGATATCTGAGGACCACTGTGATGGCAGATTCGTATTTGGTCGTCGGGCCACACCTGCACCCAAAGTAAAAGAGGCAACAAACTCCAAAAGTAGTGCTGGAGTAGAGGCTGAGAATTTTAAAAACCAGCTTCAGTCATTACTTAACAGAGCTGGACATGAAGTACCAACTTACAAAACAAGGCAACTGAAGAACAACCAATTCCGTTCCACTGTCATTTTTAATGGCTTGGATTTTGTTGGCCAGCCTTGCAGCAACAAGAAACAAGCAGAAAAATCTGCTGCTGCCGAGGCTCTTCTATGGCTGAAGGGTGATATGCATTCTTCACGTGATGTTGCCAGCCATATGTCTGTGCTTTTGAAAAAGAGCAACAAGAAAGATAAGAAAACTTCATCAAAACGTGCTAAATGGAGCTGA
- the LOC107481576 gene encoding LOW QUALITY PROTEIN: WAT1-related protein At3g18200 (The sequence of the model RefSeq protein was modified relative to this genomic sequence to represent the inferred CDS: inserted 3 bases in 2 codons; deleted 2 bases in 1 codon; substituted 1 base at 1 genomic stop codon), with the protein MESVMTKKVKLLVALMSLQFCFAGYHIVSRLALNIGVSKVVYPVYRNIIALLLLSPLACFLEKNERPPLTFXLLFQFFLLALLGITANQGFYLLGLYYASPTLASAMQNSVPAITFVMASALGLEEVNIARIDGLAKILGTIASVGGATVITLYKGPPLLHLQTPQMQDDSYIHQSSTKVQNWTWGCVYLLGHCLSWAAWMVFQAPVVKKYPAKLSLTSFTFFFGLVQFLIIAAFLETDMERWKIISKEELLTILYAGIVSSGVVISLQTWCIQKGGPVCVAVFQPLQTFLVAIMAAXWGKSKSKEKNATNAKKXLLTEALLNDEEENKHTDAAPKGIP; encoded by the exons ATGGAAAGTGTTATGACAAAAAAAGTGAAGCTTCTTGTGGCATTAATGTCCCTTCAGTTTTGTTTTGCAGGATACCACATTGTCTCTAGACTTGCACTTAATATTGGTGTCAGTAAAGTTGTTTACCCTGTTTATCGAAATATAATTGCCCTTCTTTTGTTGAGTCCACTTGCTTGTTTCTTAGAGAA GAACGAAAGACCACCTCTTactt ttttgctgtttcaGTTTTTCCTATTAGCATTGCTAGG CATCACTGCAAACCAAGGGTTTTACTTGTTGGGATTATATTATGCTTCTCCAACTTTAGCTTCTGCAATGCAGAACTCAGTTCCTGCAATCACTTTTGTCATGGCCTCAGCTCTAGG ACTTGAGGAAGTCAACATTGCAAGAATAGATGGATTGGCAAAAATTCTAGGAACCATTGCAAGTGTTGGAGGTGCAACTGTGATCACTCTATACAAAGGCCCTCCTCTTCTCCACCTGCAGACACCTCAGATGCAAGACGATAGCTACATACATCAGTCATCAACCAAAGTTCAGAATTGGACATGGGGTTGCGTATACTTACTTGGACATTGTTTATCTTGGGCTGCTTGGATGGTTTTTCAG GCTCCTGTGGTGAAGAAGTATCCAGCAAAACTATCACTCACTTCCTTTACATTCTTCTTTGGATTAGTTCAGTTCTTGATTATAGCAGCCTTTTTAGAAACTGATATGGAACGTTGGAAGATAATatcaaaagaagagcttctTACCATCCTATATGCT GGAATTGTATCGTCTGGGGTTGTAATATCTCTGCAAACATGGTGTATTCAA AAGGGTGGCCCTGTATGTGTTGCTGTCTTTCAGCCATTGCAAACCTTTTTAGTTGCTATAATGGCAGC ATGGGGGAAGAGCAAGAGCAAAGAGAAAAATGCGACCAATGCAAAAAAGTGATTACTAACAGAAGCCTTGCTCAACGATGAGGAAGAGAATAAACATACTGATGCAGCACCTAAAGGCATACCTTGA